Proteins from a single region of Streptomyces sp. TN58:
- a CDS encoding DUF5710 domain-containing protein, which produces MARPWRGFGVGASRAFRPIGATASGGFRAPAPSARSAPASPSPRSPRQWIWTSRDGRSLLVRHRTRAAGSVAWRRRGVLVSPRRTREGRSVVDGIWLDVPYAEKDQAKAAGARWDPAVKGWYAPCKGMTVLEPWAAAPDVSDLLPGEDRTLGGGLFVDLVPSSCWFTSVRSCVTPWDWERLRRMIIAVPGCGARHAEPGRTGTPIGDWRPPSGGRTEMWPASSDSKG; this is translated from the coding sequence ATGGCCCGCCCATGGCGCGGGTTCGGTGTCGGAGCGTCGAGGGCGTTCCGACCGATTGGCGCCACGGCCAGTGGCGGCTTCCGCGCACCAGCACCCTCGGCTCGCTCAGCTCCAGCATCGCCCTCACCGCGTTCTCCCCGCCAGTGGATCTGGACATCACGCGACGGAAGATCGCTGCTCGTCCGGCACCGTACGCGGGCGGCCGGTAGCGTCGCTTGGCGCCGAAGGGGAGTCCTTGTATCGCCTCGGCGGACGCGGGAGGGGAGATCGGTGGTCGACGGGATCTGGCTGGATGTCCCGTACGCGGAGAAGGACCAGGCCAAGGCCGCCGGCGCGAGGTGGGATCCGGCCGTCAAGGGCTGGTACGCACCATGCAAGGGCATGACCGTCCTTGAACCGTGGGCGGCGGCCCCCGACGTGTCGGACCTGTTGCCCGGCGAGGACCGCACGCTGGGCGGGGGGCTTTTCGTCGATCTGGTGCCCTCCAGCTGCTGGTTTACCAGCGTGCGATCCTGCGTGACGCCGTGGGACTGGGAACGGCTCCGCCGGATGATCATCGCCGTGCCGGGATGCGGTGCGAGGCATGCGGAGCCAGGGAGAACCGGGACGCCAATCGGTGATTGGAGGCCCCCGAGCGGTGGGCGTACGGAGATGTGGCCCGCGTCCAGCGACTCAAAAGGCTAA
- the istA gene encoding IS21 family transposase — protein MKSKEEIMEILEAYDLTGSYRAAAELAGVDHHTVKRYVELRGNGGDPTKRQQRPKMIDDYLPKIDELIERSGGRIGADRVHEKITAMGFTGTDRTTRRAVAAAKASYQAGHRRVFRPWIPEPGLWIQWDWGDGPKIAGRKTWLWCAWLAWSRFRVVIPVLDKTLPTIAGCLDTTLRRIGGAPTYALTDNERTVTTDHIARIPVRNPQIIEIGHHYGLTVRTCVPADPQSKGGSEATVRIAKRDLVPTDINLRPAYRDFADLEDACRLFTDEVNNKVHRAIRRKPVEALAEEAHRLHRLPESPFTAALGTTRKVGGDATISVDSVRYSVPHQLAGQTVWARFHGDELVVTAVTEDGAVEAARHQRSTPGNPSIKDEHYPPRENKDGDRTPKATSAEEAAFLALGPGAASWLVEAAAAGARRMRPKMAEAIQLAKLHGAAEVDRALGTAAIAGRFAENDLISILDHHIGRTVPEPTRASENHSLQPGTSAWSRFGVAPEGDEH, from the coding sequence GTGAAGAGCAAAGAGGAGATCATGGAGATTCTGGAAGCGTACGACCTCACGGGCAGCTACCGTGCGGCGGCCGAGCTGGCCGGGGTCGACCACCACACCGTGAAGCGATATGTGGAGCTTCGCGGCAATGGAGGGGACCCGACGAAGCGGCAGCAGCGGCCGAAGATGATCGACGACTACCTGCCGAAGATCGATGAGCTCATCGAGCGGTCCGGCGGCCGGATCGGCGCTGACCGGGTGCACGAGAAGATCACGGCGATGGGGTTCACCGGCACCGACCGCACCACGCGGCGGGCGGTCGCCGCGGCGAAGGCGTCGTATCAGGCCGGCCACCGAAGAGTGTTCCGCCCATGGATTCCCGAGCCCGGGTTGTGGATCCAGTGGGACTGGGGCGACGGACCGAAAATCGCAGGTCGCAAGACCTGGCTGTGGTGCGCCTGGCTGGCCTGGTCGAGATTCCGGGTCGTGATCCCGGTGCTCGACAAGACCCTGCCCACGATCGCCGGCTGCCTGGATACGACGCTGCGGCGGATCGGCGGGGCCCCGACCTACGCGCTCACGGACAACGAGCGGACGGTCACCACGGACCATATCGCGCGAATACCCGTACGCAATCCGCAGATCATCGAGATCGGCCACCACTACGGGCTCACGGTCAGGACTTGTGTCCCGGCCGACCCGCAGTCCAAGGGCGGCTCCGAGGCGACGGTGCGGATCGCGAAACGGGACCTGGTGCCCACCGACATCAACCTCCGGCCCGCCTACCGGGACTTCGCCGACCTCGAGGACGCCTGCCGGCTGTTCACCGACGAGGTGAACAACAAGGTCCACCGGGCGATCCGGCGCAAGCCCGTCGAGGCCCTGGCCGAGGAAGCCCACCGCCTGCACCGGCTGCCGGAAAGTCCGTTCACCGCGGCACTCGGGACGACCCGGAAGGTCGGAGGCGACGCGACGATCTCGGTGGACTCGGTCCGCTACTCGGTCCCGCACCAGCTGGCCGGGCAGACGGTCTGGGCCCGCTTCCACGGCGACGAACTCGTGGTCACCGCGGTCACCGAGGACGGCGCGGTTGAGGCCGCCCGCCACCAGCGGTCCACCCCGGGCAACCCGTCTATCAAGGACGAGCACTACCCGCCCCGAGAAAACAAGGACGGCGACCGCACCCCGAAGGCCACCAGTGCCGAGGAGGCCGCGTTCCTCGCCCTCGGGCCCGGGGCCGCGTCCTGGCTGGTCGAGGCCGCGGCGGCCGGGGCCCGGCGGATGCGGCCGAAGATGGCCGAGGCCATCCAGCTGGCCAAACTCCACGGCGCCGCCGAGGTCGACCGGGCCCTGGGCACCGCGGCGATCGCCGGCCGGTTCGCCGAGAACGACCTCATCTCCATCCTCGACCACCACATCGGACGCACAGTCCCCGAACCGACGAGAGCGTCCGAGAACCACAGCCTCCAGCCGGGCACGTCCGCCTGGTCCCGATTCGGCGTCGCCCCTGAAGGAGACGAACACTGA
- a CDS encoding ISL3 family transposase: protein MVDGIVRVGASVRIAARCIAATARCPGCGMVSVRVHSRYGRRLADAAVSGQETAIDLEVRRFFCDNTGCAKKTFAEQVDQLTFRYGRRTVALQRLLRQVALALGGQAGERLAERLATPVSGPTLLRLIRSMDLPEVPELTVLGVDEFAFRRGRRFGAILIDMNSHRPVEVLPDRTADTFANWLRQHPHIGTVCRDRGGAFAEGAERGQPGIPQVADRWHLLHNLATGLEKTVTRHRSCLKVPEPEPVPEATPGPAGTASEESAYERKIRERHHDVQTLLRQGLTIDAIGARLGLDRKTVRRYARATTAESLIRERPGRSSALTPHKPYLARRWAEGCDNAQTLLDELVDRGYLGGRRSVSRFLNSLARHNGPRAVPPPPPAVADVVRWIIGRPENQSDQSRQDLKDVCERCPEIAEACRLARGFATILRRRDGHKLDVWLARADESQVKEIRTFANGLRKDLSAVTAGLTLPLSSGAVEGNVTRIKLLKRQHYGRAGFDLLRRRILLAH, encoded by the coding sequence ATGGTCGACGGCATTGTCCGAGTCGGCGCTTCGGTACGGATCGCTGCCAGATGTATCGCGGCGACAGCTCGCTGTCCTGGGTGCGGCATGGTTTCGGTCCGAGTGCACAGCCGGTATGGCCGCAGGCTCGCCGATGCCGCGGTCTCCGGACAGGAGACGGCGATCGACCTCGAAGTCCGGCGTTTCTTCTGCGACAACACCGGCTGCGCCAAGAAGACCTTCGCCGAGCAAGTCGACCAGCTCACCTTCCGCTACGGACGACGGACCGTGGCTCTTCAACGTCTGCTGCGGCAGGTCGCGTTGGCGCTGGGTGGACAGGCTGGCGAACGCCTCGCCGAACGACTGGCCACGCCCGTGAGCGGGCCCACGCTCCTGCGGCTGATCCGCTCCATGGACCTCCCGGAAGTGCCCGAGCTGACCGTACTCGGCGTCGACGAGTTCGCCTTCCGCCGTGGCCGGCGCTTCGGCGCCATCCTCATCGACATGAACAGCCACCGCCCCGTCGAGGTCCTGCCCGACCGCACGGCCGACACCTTCGCCAACTGGCTCCGCCAGCATCCACACATCGGCACCGTCTGCCGCGACCGCGGCGGCGCCTTCGCCGAGGGCGCCGAACGAGGCCAGCCCGGAATCCCGCAGGTCGCAGACCGCTGGCACCTGCTCCACAACCTCGCCACCGGCCTGGAGAAGACGGTCACCCGCCACCGCTCCTGCCTGAAGGTTCCCGAACCCGAGCCCGTGCCTGAGGCCACTCCGGGTCCGGCGGGCACTGCGAGTGAGGAATCCGCCTACGAACGCAAGATCCGCGAACGGCACCACGACGTCCAGACCTTGCTCCGGCAGGGCCTCACTATCGACGCGATCGGCGCCCGGCTCGGGCTCGACCGTAAAACCGTACGGCGGTATGCGAGGGCTACCACCGCCGAGTCGCTGATACGCGAGCGGCCCGGCCGTTCGAGTGCTCTGACCCCGCACAAGCCCTACCTCGCGCGTCGGTGGGCCGAGGGGTGCGACAACGCACAGACCCTGCTCGACGAGCTCGTCGACCGCGGCTACCTCGGAGGCCGTAGGAGCGTCAGTCGATTCCTCAACAGCCTGGCCAGGCATAACGGCCCACGAGCTGTTCCTCCGCCGCCACCCGCGGTCGCCGATGTCGTCCGGTGGATCATCGGCCGCCCGGAGAACCAGAGCGACCAGTCCCGCCAGGACCTCAAGGACGTCTGTGAGCGCTGCCCAGAGATCGCCGAGGCCTGCCGCCTGGCCCGCGGCTTCGCCACCATCCTGCGTCGCCGTGACGGGCACAAGCTGGACGTTTGGCTCGCCCGGGCAGACGAGTCCCAGGTCAAGGAGATCCGCACCTTCGCCAACGGACTCCGCAAGGACCTCTCCGCCGTCACCGCCGGACTCACACTTCCTCTGAGCTCCGGCGCCGTCGAAGGCAACGTCACGAGAATCAAGCTCCTCAAGCGCCAGCACTACGGCCGGGCGGGTTTCGATCTCCTCCGCAGGCGCATCCTCCTGGCTCATTGA
- a CDS encoding helix-turn-helix domain-containing protein — protein MVIGIEHGKRNPSLLTILALAQGLGVTPGRLLESATPRREPGA, from the coding sequence ATGGTCATCGGCATCGAGCACGGCAAACGGAACCCGTCGCTGCTGACCATCCTCGCCCTGGCTCAGGGTCTGGGCGTCACTCCGGGCCGTCTGCTCGAATCCGCGACGCCCCGGCGGGAGCCTGGGGCATGA
- a CDS encoding DUF6221 family protein: MSQSTGVTGQQLRSMTLAHYAGSALEPLPPDDAKEYGAWATWRYRQRMVLPKHSNACPSCLRENGGRWLLKWRLVWSFACVRHQRYLISQCSGCGSALHRVWPGDPQSWICPGASRGLGLRTPAQPCGRDIPRMRGKPVRDTSLLACQRHIDRLLDGPHTTATEETRDVLGALYRSMQDAWSPVRPLRLPATDEAVHRAWDRYLAPGGSGERNRPLLVAAAVKIATEAGPDTADGETGASGHARPNWGARRSGQRGEVELAANRFGGRCRHSGCLAWVPAGHGVVLGDTDGWDTYCPRHAQAFTRRARSREHTGPDAFTEPCLRFLDARLREEEQRLGEEDDDLLRQRIEAQRLILDACTATVARTREGRSLRYAVRCLLLPYAGHPDFRVTWLPRQGENPARSLVESVAGEEGRGGTGRG; encoded by the coding sequence GTGAGCCAGAGCACCGGGGTGACGGGGCAGCAGCTGCGGAGCATGACGCTCGCCCACTACGCCGGCAGCGCGCTGGAGCCGCTGCCGCCGGACGACGCGAAGGAGTACGGGGCCTGGGCCACGTGGCGGTACCGGCAGCGGATGGTGCTGCCCAAGCACTCCAACGCCTGTCCGTCGTGCCTGCGGGAGAACGGTGGCCGCTGGCTCCTGAAGTGGCGGCTCGTCTGGTCGTTCGCGTGCGTACGGCACCAGAGGTACCTGATCTCGCAGTGCTCCGGCTGCGGTTCCGCCCTGCACCGGGTGTGGCCCGGGGATCCGCAGTCCTGGATCTGTCCCGGAGCCTCCCGGGGGCTGGGGCTGCGTACGCCGGCACAGCCGTGCGGGCGCGACATCCCCCGCATGCGGGGCAAGCCGGTCCGCGACACCTCGCTCCTGGCCTGCCAGCGGCACATCGACCGCCTGCTCGACGGCCCGCACACCACGGCGACAGAGGAGACACGGGACGTCCTCGGGGCGCTGTACCGCTCGATGCAGGACGCGTGGTCGCCGGTACGGCCCCTTCGGCTGCCCGCGACCGACGAGGCGGTCCACCGGGCCTGGGACCGCTATCTCGCGCCCGGCGGAAGCGGCGAGCGGAACCGCCCTCTGCTCGTGGCCGCCGCCGTCAAGATCGCCACCGAGGCCGGTCCCGACACCGCCGATGGCGAGACGGGCGCAAGCGGACACGCACGGCCGAACTGGGGCGCCAGGCGGTCCGGGCAGCGGGGCGAGGTCGAACTGGCCGCGAACCGGTTCGGCGGCCGCTGCCGTCACAGCGGCTGCTTGGCCTGGGTGCCGGCCGGGCACGGCGTCGTGCTGGGCGACACCGATGGCTGGGACACCTACTGCCCGCGGCACGCGCAGGCGTTCACCCGTCGGGCTCGGTCCCGCGAGCACACCGGGCCGGACGCCTTTACCGAGCCGTGCCTGAGGTTCCTCGACGCGCGCCTGCGTGAGGAGGAACAGCGTCTGGGCGAGGAGGACGACGATCTGCTCCGGCAGCGGATCGAGGCCCAGCGGCTGATTCTGGATGCCTGCACGGCCACCGTTGCCCGTACACGCGAGGGCAGGTCCCTGCGGTACGCCGTACGGTGCCTGCTGCTGCCCTACGCGGGCCATCCGGACTTCCGTGTGACGTGGCTGCCCCGCCAGGGCGAGAACCCGGCGCGCTCCCTCGTGGAGAGCGTGGCCGGGGAAGAGGGACGGGGAGGGACGGGCCGTGGCTGA